A genome region from Nocardia sp. NBC_00565 includes the following:
- the dmpI gene encoding 4-oxalocrotonate tautomerase DmpI encodes MPIVTVQQGPRTVELKRDLVRRITDAFVDTLQIPAEAVQVWIHETPADSWGIGGQLTADKK; translated from the coding sequence ATGCCCATCGTCACCGTGCAGCAGGGCCCGCGCACCGTCGAACTCAAGCGCGACCTCGTCCGCCGGATCACCGATGCCTTCGTCGACACCTTGCAGATTCCGGCCGAGGCCGTGCAGGTGTGGATTCACGAGACGCCCGCCGACAGCTGGGGTATCGGCGGGCAGCTGACCGCCGACAAGAAATAG
- a CDS encoding family 1 glycosylhydrolase translates to MRTPLRRRALGWLATIAAALLLPGITMPTAQATIMPFGRDFLWGVASSGFQSEGHAPDSNWTRYIASGEAGDDYENSVDFLSRYISDINLAAHLGVRVYRVGIEWARVQPQPDTWDDTAFGLYDNVITRIIAAGMRPMLTLDHWVYPGWASDRGGWRNPGMVEDWLVNMRKVVNRYASRNPLWVTFNEPAAYVSTELRIGAITPDEAPVMLDRIAEAHNAIYDTIHRNLPAAQVTSNLGYVAGAETEVNQPIVDRIADKLDFIGVDYYFAPLPETSKAVQGGSNEGPAIWELPIHTEGIYYALRHYARQFPDRPLYVVENGMPTEDGKPRTDGYTRSDHLRDTVYWLQRAKADGINVVGYNYWSLTDNYEWGSYTPRFGLYTVDVRNDPRLSRQPTDAVDAYRGIIQSGGVPAGYRPTRPTADCELVDPPDSCDGTVSFPN, encoded by the coding sequence ATGCGAACACCGCTGCGCCGACGCGCCCTCGGCTGGCTCGCCACCATCGCGGCGGCGCTGCTGCTACCCGGCATTACCATGCCCACCGCACAGGCGACCATCATGCCCTTCGGCCGCGACTTCCTCTGGGGTGTCGCGTCGTCCGGCTTCCAATCCGAAGGCCATGCGCCCGACAGCAATTGGACCCGCTACATCGCCTCCGGCGAGGCCGGGGACGACTACGAGAATTCGGTCGACTTCCTCTCGCGCTACATCTCCGATATCAATCTGGCCGCCCATCTCGGAGTGCGGGTGTATCGAGTCGGCATCGAGTGGGCGCGCGTGCAACCGCAACCGGATACCTGGGACGACACGGCATTCGGCCTGTACGACAACGTGATCACGCGCATCATCGCCGCCGGTATGCGCCCGATGCTCACCCTGGATCACTGGGTGTATCCGGGGTGGGCCAGTGATCGCGGCGGCTGGCGCAATCCGGGCATGGTCGAGGACTGGCTGGTCAATATGCGAAAGGTGGTGAACCGCTATGCCTCTCGCAATCCGCTCTGGGTCACCTTCAACGAGCCCGCCGCCTATGTCAGCACCGAACTGCGGATCGGCGCCATCACCCCCGATGAGGCGCCGGTGATGCTGGACCGAATCGCGGAGGCGCACAACGCGATCTACGACACCATCCACCGCAATCTGCCCGCCGCGCAGGTCACCAGCAACCTCGGCTATGTCGCCGGCGCCGAGACCGAGGTGAATCAGCCGATCGTGGACCGGATCGCCGACAAACTCGACTTCATCGGCGTCGACTACTATTTCGCGCCGCTGCCCGAGACCAGCAAGGCGGTGCAGGGCGGTTCGAACGAGGGGCCCGCGATCTGGGAACTCCCGATCCACACCGAGGGCATCTACTACGCATTGCGCCACTACGCGCGCCAATTCCCGGACCGCCCACTGTATGTCGTCGAGAACGGTATGCCCACCGAGGACGGCAAGCCGCGCACCGACGGCTACACCCGCTCCGACCACCTTCGCGACACCGTCTACTGGTTGCAGCGCGCCAAAGCCGACGGCATCAATGTCGTCGGCTACAACTACTGGAGCCTCACCGACAACTACGAATGGGGCAGCTACACGCCGCGTTTCGGCCTCTACACCGTCGATGTCCGCAATGACCCCAGGCTGTCCCGCCAACCGACGGACGCGGTCGACGCCTACCGCGGCATCATCCAATCCGGCGGCGTTCCGGCCGGCTACCGCCCGACCCGGCCCACCGCCGATTGCGAGCTGGTCGATCCGCCCGACAGCTGCGACGGAACCGTCAGCTTTCCCAATTAG
- a CDS encoding dihydrofolate reductase family protein yields the protein MRKITAGLFIALDGVVENPQDWHFPYFNEEMATAVDSQLGTADTLLLGRKTYEGFAGAWPERELAGDVDAEMAKKLGDARKIVVTHQDLTFTWRNSEVLKGDLVQAVAALKAEPGEAPIGISGSVSIVRQLLEVGLLDELHLLVHPIVVRKGLRLFEETDSALPLQLLSSDTFKTGVVHLVYAKAAAEGTEGYDYAKQFLPQEDQ from the coding sequence ATGCGGAAAATTACCGCCGGACTGTTCATCGCACTCGACGGCGTCGTCGAGAACCCCCAGGATTGGCACTTCCCGTACTTCAACGAGGAGATGGCCACGGCCGTCGACAGCCAGCTCGGCACGGCCGATACGCTGCTCTTGGGCCGCAAGACCTACGAGGGTTTCGCCGGCGCCTGGCCGGAGCGGGAGCTCGCCGGCGATGTGGACGCCGAGATGGCCAAGAAGCTCGGCGACGCGCGCAAGATCGTGGTCACACATCAGGATCTCACCTTCACCTGGCGCAATTCCGAGGTGCTGAAGGGTGATCTGGTGCAGGCCGTCGCGGCGCTGAAGGCTGAACCCGGCGAAGCACCCATCGGCATCAGCGGATCGGTATCCATTGTCCGCCAGCTGCTCGAGGTCGGCCTGCTGGACGAACTGCACCTGCTGGTGCACCCGATCGTGGTGCGCAAGGGCCTGCGACTGTTCGAGGAGACCGACTCTGCGCTTCCGCTGCAACTGCTTTCGTCCGACACCTTCAAAACCGGTGTCGTACATCTGGTCTACGCCAAGGCGGCCGCCGAAGGCACCGAGGGCTACGACTACGCGAAACAGTTTCTGCCCCAAGAGGATCAGTGA
- a CDS encoding amino acid permease — protein sequence MTEAQAPSDDERRLAELGYKQELARSWSGFSNFAISFTIVSILTGGLASYGIGLANGGPITMAWGWPLVSVMVLFVGLAMAELASAYPTSGGLYWWAAQLGGPVWGWFTGWFNLIGQIAVTAAIDYGAAIFTTAVLNVIGIDIGTDRTAIFLVFTAILIVHAVLNAIGPHLSAVINNISAWWHVGGVAIFVIVLGFGASHHQSVGFVFTETVDNSAVGFGGVAFSFLLGLLHAQYTFTGYDASAHMSEETHDAARTAAKGIINTIIVSAVAGYLLIMAVTFAIPNLDDALDPTKNSGYPVIYILENSLNSFWSGLLLIIAAIAQLFCGYASVTSASRMLFAFSRDGAVPGSAYWSRLSARKVPVHAVLFISFFSFVLLIPSMLVPSENAPTAYAAATSVATIGLYIAYGIPILLRQLHGSRFRTGPWQLGSWYRPVGTIALIWIVLISLLFILPTDDRGYPWNSEFTWNTVNYAPITLVGVVGAIGIWWAVSAKHWFTGPKRTVQEAPPEAQTPANA from the coding sequence ATGACCGAAGCCCAAGCACCATCCGACGACGAACGTCGCCTGGCCGAACTCGGCTACAAACAAGAACTGGCCAGATCCTGGTCCGGATTCTCCAACTTCGCCATCAGCTTCACCATCGTCTCGATCCTGACCGGCGGTTTGGCCAGCTACGGAATCGGCCTGGCCAACGGCGGACCGATCACCATGGCGTGGGGCTGGCCGCTGGTGTCGGTGATGGTCCTGTTCGTCGGCCTGGCGATGGCCGAATTGGCCTCGGCCTACCCGACTTCCGGCGGCCTGTACTGGTGGGCCGCCCAGCTGGGTGGCCCGGTCTGGGGCTGGTTCACCGGGTGGTTCAACCTGATCGGCCAGATCGCGGTGACCGCCGCCATCGACTACGGCGCGGCGATCTTCACCACCGCGGTGCTGAATGTCATCGGCATCGATATCGGAACCGACCGCACCGCAATCTTTTTGGTCTTCACCGCGATCCTGATCGTGCACGCCGTGCTCAACGCCATCGGCCCGCACCTGTCCGCGGTGATCAACAATATCTCGGCCTGGTGGCATGTCGGCGGCGTGGCCATCTTCGTCATCGTGCTCGGCTTCGGCGCGAGCCACCATCAGAGCGTCGGCTTCGTCTTCACCGAAACCGTCGACAACAGCGCGGTCGGCTTCGGCGGGGTGGCGTTCAGCTTCCTGCTCGGATTACTGCACGCGCAATACACTTTCACCGGATATGACGCCTCGGCGCATATGTCGGAGGAGACCCACGATGCCGCGCGCACGGCCGCCAAGGGGATCATCAATACCATCATCGTCTCGGCCGTTGCCGGATATCTGCTGATCATGGCGGTGACGTTCGCGATTCCGAATCTCGATGACGCGCTGGATCCGACGAAGAACAGCGGTTACCCGGTGATCTACATCCTGGAGAACTCGCTGAATTCGTTCTGGTCGGGTCTGCTGCTGATCATCGCCGCGATCGCGCAGTTGTTCTGCGGCTATGCCTCGGTCACCTCGGCCTCGCGCATGCTGTTCGCCTTCTCCCGCGACGGTGCGGTACCGGGATCGGCGTACTGGTCCAGACTTTCGGCGCGCAAGGTGCCGGTGCACGCGGTGCTGTTCATCTCCTTCTTCTCGTTCGTGCTGTTGATCCCGTCGATGTTGGTCCCGTCCGAGAACGCGCCGACCGCCTATGCGGCGGCCACCTCGGTCGCCACCATCGGCCTCTACATCGCCTATGGCATCCCGATTCTGCTGCGCCAACTGCACGGCAGCCGATTCCGCACCGGCCCATGGCAACTCGGCTCCTGGTATCGCCCGGTCGGCACCATCGCGCTGATCTGGATCGTGCTGATCAGCCTGTTGTTCATCCTGCCCACCGATGACCGCGGCTACCCGTGGAACAGCGAATTCACCTGGAACACCGTCAATTACGCACCGATCACGCTGGTCGGCGTTGTCGGCGCGATCGGCATCTGGTGGGCGGTATCGGCCAAGCACTGGTTCACCGGACCCAAGCGCACTGTGCAGGAGGCCCCACCGGAGGCGCAGACACCCGCCAACGCTTAA
- the pruA gene encoding L-glutamate gamma-semialdehyde dehydrogenase, with product MDAIVSTPRPVNEPVATFAPGSAERARLRAKLTELAATPTEIHHVIGGEHRHTAGKSIDIVQPHNHAAVLGTLTAAEARDVQDAIAAATAAAPAWRALSFEDRAAIFLRAADLLAGPWRETIAAATMLGQSKTAYQAEIDAPCELVDFWRFNVHFARQILADQPISTAGVWNKVEYRPLEGFIYAITPFNFTAIAGNLPTAPALMGNTVLWKPSPTQAVAAYWTMKLLEAAGLPPGVINMVHGAGPKISDVALTDPRLAGIHFTGSTGTFQQLWRSVAMNIGEYHTYPRLVGETGGKDFVLAHSSADPEVLTTALIRGAFDYQGQKCSAASRAFIPKSVWAKMGRDLIDKVATLRYGDITDFANFGGAVIDQRAFDRNADAIARAKATSGLTIAAGGHTDDTVGYFVDPTVLLGDDPTDEAFSTEYFGPILAIHVYDDSLGGSFDTALELVDRGSAYGLTGSIIADDRTAVAKATEHLRFTAGNFYINDKPTGAVVGQQPFGGSRASGTNDKAGSPQNLLRWTSARTIKETFVPPTEHTYPHQALEEN from the coding sequence ATGGACGCCATCGTGTCCACTCCCCGACCGGTCAACGAGCCGGTCGCCACCTTCGCCCCGGGCAGCGCCGAACGCGCACGGCTGCGGGCGAAGCTGACCGAACTCGCCGCGACGCCGACCGAGATCCACCATGTCATCGGCGGCGAACACCGGCACACCGCGGGTAAGAGCATCGATATCGTGCAGCCGCACAACCACGCCGCCGTACTCGGCACCCTCACCGCGGCCGAGGCGCGCGATGTCCAGGACGCCATCGCGGCGGCCACCGCCGCCGCACCCGCTTGGCGGGCGCTGTCCTTCGAGGATCGCGCCGCGATCTTCCTGCGGGCCGCAGACCTGCTCGCGGGGCCATGGCGCGAAACCATCGCCGCCGCAACCATGTTGGGACAGTCCAAGACCGCCTACCAGGCCGAGATCGACGCACCGTGCGAGCTGGTCGACTTCTGGCGCTTCAATGTGCACTTCGCCCGGCAGATCCTGGCCGACCAGCCGATCTCGACCGCCGGCGTATGGAACAAGGTCGAGTACCGCCCGCTCGAGGGCTTCATCTACGCGATCACTCCGTTCAATTTCACCGCGATCGCGGGCAATCTGCCGACCGCACCGGCGCTGATGGGCAATACCGTGCTGTGGAAGCCCTCGCCCACCCAGGCGGTGGCCGCGTATTGGACGATGAAACTACTGGAGGCCGCCGGTCTGCCGCCCGGTGTCATCAATATGGTGCACGGCGCGGGTCCGAAGATCTCGGATGTGGCGCTGACCGATCCTCGATTGGCGGGCATCCATTTCACCGGATCGACCGGGACCTTCCAGCAGCTGTGGCGTTCGGTCGCGATGAATATCGGCGAGTACCACACCTATCCGCGGCTGGTCGGTGAGACCGGCGGCAAGGATTTCGTGCTGGCGCACAGCTCGGCGGACCCGGAGGTGCTGACGACGGCGCTGATCCGCGGCGCGTTCGACTATCAGGGACAGAAGTGTTCGGCCGCATCGCGCGCGTTCATTCCGAAGTCGGTGTGGGCGAAGATGGGCCGCGATCTCATCGATAAGGTCGCCACGCTGCGCTACGGCGATATCACCGACTTCGCCAATTTCGGTGGCGCGGTCATCGATCAGCGTGCGTTCGACCGCAATGCCGACGCCATCGCCCGCGCCAAGGCCACCTCGGGTCTCACCATCGCGGCGGGCGGACATACCGACGACACCGTCGGATATTTCGTCGACCCGACCGTCCTGCTCGGTGACGATCCCACCGACGAGGCGTTCAGCACCGAATACTTCGGCCCGATTCTGGCGATCCACGTCTACGACGACTCGCTCGGCGGATCCTTCGACACCGCGCTCGAACTGGTCGACCGGGGTTCGGCCTACGGCCTCACCGGGTCGATCATCGCCGACGACCGCACCGCCGTGGCCAAGGCGACCGAACATCTGCGCTTCACCGCGGGCAACTTCTACATCAACGACAAGCCCACCGGCGCGGTCGTCGGACAGCAGCCCTTCGGCGGATCCCGCGCATCGGGCACCAATGACAAGGCGGGCTCACCGCAGAACCTGTTGCGCTGGACCTCCGCTCGCACCATCAAGGAGACCTTCGTTCCGCCGACCGAGCACACCTACCCGCACCAGGCACTCGAGGAGAACTGA
- a CDS encoding IclR family transcriptional regulator, with protein MGTSSDIPALRRGLAVLQLLATRAGPISASALARELDIPRSTTYHLLAELEQARFVTRLPAERRYGLGIAAFELGSAYLRHDPLERVAGPLLRELAGQVGHNAHLGVLHGNELLYLIKERPPRPETLVTDVGVRLPAQLTASGRAILAHLPAAHVRALFPSSAAFVRRTDRGPNSLAALRAILATERRRGWASEDGHVTAGFASVAYPAFDHDHRPIAAISVTLRHHCERVPCDADWTDLAARVRATADDLTRRIGGRVS; from the coding sequence ATGGGAACGAGCAGTGATATCCCGGCGCTACGGCGCGGCCTCGCCGTACTCCAGCTACTGGCAACCCGGGCCGGGCCGATCTCCGCCTCGGCGCTCGCGCGCGAGCTGGATATTCCGCGTTCCACGACGTATCACCTGCTCGCGGAGCTGGAGCAGGCCCGCTTCGTCACCCGCCTGCCCGCCGAGCGGCGCTACGGCCTCGGCATCGCCGCCTTCGAACTGGGCTCGGCCTACCTGCGCCACGATCCGCTGGAGCGGGTCGCCGGTCCGTTGCTGCGCGAGCTGGCCGGGCAGGTCGGGCACAACGCGCACCTCGGCGTGCTGCACGGCAACGAGCTGCTGTACCTGATCAAGGAACGCCCACCGCGCCCCGAGACCTTGGTGACCGACGTCGGCGTCCGGTTGCCCGCCCAGCTCACCGCGTCGGGTCGCGCGATCCTCGCGCATCTGCCCGCCGCCCATGTGCGGGCACTGTTCCCGTCGTCGGCGGCCTTCGTGCGGCGCACCGACCGCGGGCCGAACAGTCTCGCCGCGCTGCGTGCCATCCTGGCCACCGAGCGCCGCCGCGGCTGGGCGAGCGAGGACGGCCATGTCACCGCCGGATTCGCCTCGGTCGCCTATCCGGCCTTCGACCACGACCACCGGCCGATCGCGGCGATCAGCGTGACGCTGCGGCATCACTGCGAACGAGTGCCCTGCGACGCCGACTGGACCGATCTCGCCGCTCGAGTGCGCGCCACCGCGGACGATCTCACCCGCCGCATCGGCGGACGGGTGAGCTGA
- the cynS gene encoding cyanase has protein sequence MVAGRADGAGAAVRRGGRDRCPGLHRTRQGIRQHPLSVAQAEKAAGILELGPEEAAAFVAQPTRGALEAAVPTDPTIYRFYEVLQVYGPAIKELIHEKFGDGIMSAINFKIDVDRRDDPGGERVVVTLDGKYLKYQWG, from the coding sequence GTGGTTGCCGGTCGGGCCGACGGTGCTGGTGCTGCTGTCCGCCGGGGCGGGCGCGACCGATGCCCTGGTCTTCACCGAACTCGGCAAGGCATTCGCCAGCACCCGCTCAGCGTCGCACAAGCCGAAAAGGCCGCGGGGATTCTGGAACTCGGGCCCGAGGAGGCCGCGGCCTTCGTCGCGCAACCAACCCGCGGCGCACTGGAGGCGGCGGTGCCGACCGATCCGACCATCTACCGCTTCTACGAGGTGCTGCAGGTGTACGGCCCGGCGATCAAGGAACTGATCCACGAGAAGTTCGGCGACGGCATTATGAGCGCCATCAACTTCAAGATCGACGTCGACCGCCGCGACGATCCAGGCGGCGAACGGGTCGTCGTCACGCTGGACGGTAAGTATCTGAAATACCAGTGGGGCTGA
- a CDS encoding phytoene desaturase family protein: MQPTRSYYDVVVVGGGHNGLVAAAYLARAGRSVLVLERQDHTGGAAVSERVFAGVDARVSRYSYLVSLLPRQIVDELGLRFATRRRRISSYTPVGDGGLLVDTASAARTRESFTRLTGSDRDFRAWQRFYGATDRLAQRVFPTLTQPLPSRSEFKRVVDDGAVWEALFERPLGETVESTFADDTVRGVVLTDALIGTFTHAHDPTLRQNRCFLYHVIGGGTGDWDVPIGGMGALTDALADAARAAGAELITGCAVTEVESDDVTAEVRYRDGVVGGRHVLVNAAPYELTQLLGVPGEPKPEGSQLKVNMVLRRLPRLRDPSTDPREAFAGTFHIAESYSQLEQAYREADSGRIPSAPPSEIYCHTLTDPSILAPSSDLHTLTLFGLHTPARLFETDPEAAKTMAVEAALAQLDAVLGEPLADCLALDEHGVPCIEAKSPLDLERTVGLPGGHIFHRDLAFPYRTDAADTIAARWGVATDVPNVFLCGAGAVRGGGVSGIPGHNAAMAVLEQR; this comes from the coding sequence ATGCAGCCGACGCGTTCCTACTATGACGTGGTGGTGGTCGGCGGCGGCCATAACGGGCTGGTCGCCGCCGCGTATCTGGCCCGTGCCGGGCGATCGGTGCTGGTGCTGGAGCGGCAGGACCATACCGGCGGGGCGGCGGTCTCCGAGCGGGTGTTCGCGGGAGTGGATGCGCGGGTGTCGCGGTATTCGTACCTGGTCAGCCTGCTGCCACGGCAGATCGTCGACGAGCTGGGATTGCGGTTCGCGACGCGGCGCAGGCGAATTTCGTCCTATACGCCGGTCGGTGACGGCGGACTGCTGGTCGACACCGCTTCTGCGGCCCGGACCAGGGAGAGCTTCACCAGGCTCACCGGATCCGATCGGGATTTCCGGGCGTGGCAGCGGTTCTATGGCGCGACGGATCGGCTCGCGCAACGGGTGTTCCCGACGCTGACCCAGCCGCTGCCGTCGCGCTCGGAGTTCAAGCGTGTCGTCGATGATGGCGCGGTATGGGAGGCGCTGTTCGAGCGTCCGCTGGGCGAGACTGTCGAGTCGACGTTCGCCGATGACACCGTTCGCGGTGTCGTGCTCACCGACGCGCTCATCGGGACCTTCACCCACGCGCACGATCCGACGCTGCGACAGAACCGCTGCTTTCTCTACCACGTGATCGGCGGCGGGACCGGCGACTGGGATGTGCCGATCGGCGGTATGGGCGCGCTCACCGACGCACTCGCGGATGCGGCGCGCGCGGCCGGCGCGGAGTTGATCACCGGCTGCGCGGTGACCGAGGTCGAATCCGATGATGTGACCGCCGAAGTGCGCTATCGGGACGGAGTGGTCGGCGGGCGGCATGTGCTGGTCAATGCCGCACCCTATGAACTCACGCAACTGCTCGGCGTACCGGGGGAGCCGAAACCCGAAGGCTCCCAACTGAAGGTGAATATGGTACTGCGGCGGCTGCCTCGGCTGCGCGACCCGTCGACCGATCCGCGCGAGGCGTTCGCCGGGACATTCCATATCGCCGAATCGTATTCGCAACTGGAACAGGCCTACCGGGAGGCCGACAGCGGCCGAATCCCGTCCGCGCCGCCGTCGGAGATCTACTGCCACACGCTGACCGACCCGTCGATCCTTGCGCCCTCATCCGATCTGCATACCCTCACGCTGTTCGGATTGCACACTCCGGCAAGACTATTCGAGACAGATCCGGAAGCGGCCAAGACCATGGCCGTGGAAGCCGCACTCGCCCAACTGGATGCGGTGCTCGGCGAGCCACTCGCCGACTGTCTCGCGCTCGACGAGCACGGCGTACCGTGTATCGAAGCGAAGTCGCCGCTCGACCTGGAGCGTACGGTCGGCCTGCCCGGCGGTCATATCTTCCATCGGGATCTGGCGTTTCCATATCGGACCGATGCCGCGGACACCATCGCCGCACGCTGGGGTGTGGCGACCGATGTGCCGAATGTCTTCCTGTGCGGTGCGGGCGCGGTGCGCGGCGGCGGTGTCAGCGGCATTCCCGGTCACAATGCCGCGATGGCGGTGCTCGAACAGCGGTAG
- a CDS encoding cytochrome P450, translating into MDEIDLTDLDRFARGFPHEVFDVLRRQSPVWWHRPTEHTPGGEGFWVVSGYREVLAAAGDAATFSSETGGMRAGGGTLIEDLPGEWAAGVLLNMMNEPRHARLRRLLTPSVAPRTLRMIEQDLRRRAVAIVDAALDKGDCDFLVDLAAELPLQAVAQLLGVPQEDRHRLLGWANTTLDYDDRDLGEVTERTQRASAEMHSYGAQLLAHKRAEPADDLLSRAATATIDDEPLSELEQQMLFSLLIAAGSETTRNSIALGMHALIDHPAAWKALHEDRSHLSDAIEEMLRWASSTPYNRRTATRDVLLGGQQIRAGEKVTLWWASANRDAAIFADPHLFTITRRPNPHLAFGRGGHFCLGSALARMEMLVVFDALLDRVATVEHTAPIEFTRSNKHTGVRHMPVRLHPR; encoded by the coding sequence ATGGACGAGATCGACCTGACGGACCTGGATCGGTTCGCACGCGGGTTTCCACACGAGGTGTTCGACGTGCTGCGCCGCCAGTCGCCGGTGTGGTGGCATCGGCCGACCGAGCACACGCCGGGTGGCGAGGGTTTCTGGGTGGTGAGCGGGTACCGGGAGGTGCTGGCTGCGGCGGGGGACGCGGCGACCTTCTCGTCGGAGACCGGCGGTATGCGCGCGGGCGGCGGGACGCTCATCGAGGATCTGCCGGGGGAGTGGGCGGCCGGGGTGCTGCTCAACATGATGAACGAGCCGCGCCACGCGCGGTTGCGGCGCTTGCTCACCCCGAGCGTCGCGCCACGGACGTTGCGCATGATCGAACAGGATCTGCGGCGGCGGGCCGTGGCGATCGTCGATGCGGCCCTGGACAAGGGCGACTGCGATTTTCTGGTCGACCTGGCGGCGGAATTGCCGCTGCAGGCCGTGGCGCAGTTGCTCGGCGTGCCGCAGGAGGATCGGCATCGGCTCCTCGGGTGGGCGAATACCACGCTCGACTACGACGATCGGGATCTCGGTGAGGTCACCGAACGCACGCAGCGCGCGTCCGCCGAAATGCACAGCTACGGTGCGCAATTGCTGGCCCACAAGCGCGCTGAACCCGCCGACGATCTGCTCTCCCGCGCGGCTACGGCCACCATCGACGATGAGCCGCTGAGCGAATTGGAGCAGCAGATGCTGTTCAGCCTGCTCATCGCGGCCGGCAGCGAGACCACCCGAAACTCCATCGCGCTCGGCATGCATGCCCTCATCGATCACCCGGCGGCGTGGAAAGCCCTGCACGAGGACCGTTCTCATCTGAGCGACGCGATCGAGGAGATGCTGCGCTGGGCGTCCTCCACCCCCTACAACCGGCGCACCGCCACCCGCGATGTACTGCTCGGCGGTCAGCAGATCCGCGCGGGTGAGAAGGTGACGCTCTGGTGGGCCTCGGCCAACCGTGATGCGGCGATCTTCGCTGATCCCCACCTCTTCACCATTACTCGTCGACCCAACCCACATCTGGCGTTCGGTCGGGGCGGACATTTCTGTCTGGGATCCGCGTTGGCTCGCATGGAGATGCTCGTGGTCTTCGATGCGCTGCTGGACCGCGTCGCAACCGTAGAACACACTGCGCCAATAGAATTCACGCGCAGCAACAAGCACACCGGTGTTCGCCACATGCCCGTGCGCCTGCATCCCCGATAG
- a CDS encoding LysR substrate-binding domain-containing protein, giving the protein MELRQLRYFVTVAEELHFGRAAERLHIAQPAVSQQVRRLERELRVQLLDRSPRRVRLTEAGLRFLPAARRVLAAADQARASVADLAGGRAAVLRLGTVTGLGARLDAILDAFTERVPHLQVELVTLPVRERLAQVADGRLDAAFVRAPAEDTLELEYLHAWDDPLVAVLPARHPLAAHNTVRLADLASVPLRLTERRNHPALVDLVLTSCQRAGFEPVPAPTATTLQDNLAAIGTAAAMWTVIYAANADQVHNPRVVFRPFADGGMALPIALALRAGATGPGSELLRALVSGDYLGQ; this is encoded by the coding sequence GTGGAGCTGCGCCAATTGCGCTATTTCGTCACCGTGGCCGAGGAATTGCACTTCGGGCGGGCGGCTGAGCGATTGCATATCGCGCAGCCCGCGGTGAGTCAGCAGGTGCGGCGGCTGGAGCGGGAATTACGGGTCCAGTTGCTGGACCGGTCGCCGCGGCGGGTGCGGTTGACCGAAGCGGGGTTGCGGTTTCTGCCCGCGGCTCGTCGTGTGCTGGCCGCCGCGGATCAGGCGCGGGCGTCGGTGGCGGATTTGGCCGGTGGCCGGGCCGCGGTTTTGCGGCTCGGCACGGTGACCGGGCTGGGGGCGCGGCTGGACGCGATTTTGGACGCGTTCACCGAGCGTGTCCCGCATCTGCAGGTCGAGCTGGTCACATTGCCGGTGCGGGAGCGGTTGGCGCAGGTCGCCGACGGGCGGTTGGATGCCGCGTTCGTTCGCGCGCCCGCTGAGGACACCCTCGAGCTGGAGTATTTGCACGCGTGGGACGACCCGCTCGTCGCGGTGCTGCCGGCTCGGCACCCGCTGGCCGCGCACAACACAGTGCGGTTGGCCGACCTGGCATCGGTGCCATTGCGGCTGACCGAGCGGCGCAACCATCCAGCTCTGGTGGATCTGGTGCTGACGTCGTGTCAGCGTGCCGGTTTCGAGCCGGTTCCGGCACCGACCGCTACCACCCTGCAGGACAACCTGGCCGCGATCGGTACCGCCGCGGCAATGTGGACGGTGATATACGCCGCCAATGCCGATCAGGTGCACAACCCGCGGGTGGTCTTCCGGCCGTTCGCCGATGGTGGCATGGCCCTGCCGATCGCCTTGGCCTTGCGGGCCGGGGCGACTGGACCGGGCTCGGAGCTGCTGCGCGCCCTCGTTTCGGGCGACTACCTCGGACAATAA